Proteins from a genomic interval of Sander vitreus isolate 19-12246 chromosome 6, sanVit1, whole genome shotgun sequence:
- the kcnj14 gene encoding ATP-sensitive inward rectifier potassium channel 14 has product MMGAARVKRRFSAVVDGPVEEEEVMRLAQSAADTARAGGSPMGSGTPTSTSPTHALNGKTLPLQSNTNNARRQSAIGVGGDTGGGGVRAGGMCSGLRSERGGSVGGRGKGRSSSDQNSLSSPSTTNRRRTRCSSRRPRQRFVGKDGRCNVTFVNISERGQRYLNDLFTTCVDIRWRWMLIIFTLSFLLSWLLFGFAFWLIASMHGDLSIRLTPSSGSSPGSGEAGSGGESDREAVVEEPCFLQVNSFMAAFLFSLETQTSIGYGFRSVTEECPLAVMAVILQCIVGCIIDAFIIGAVMAKIAKPKKRNETLVFSDTAVVALRDGKLCMMWRVGNLRKSHLVEAHVRAQLLKPRVTEEGEFLPLDNMDINVGFDTGTDRIFLVSPVTIVHEINDESPFFEIDRKTLENDSELEVVVILEGMVEATAMTTQCRSSYLASEILWGHRFEPVLFERKDCYQVDYSFFHQTYKIPNTPSCSAKELAEQKYIHSSRSSFCYENEVALQLVSPDDEPGPDPECPSPPTRRQSLAEHLHYN; this is encoded by the exons ATGATGGGAGCGGCACGTGTGAAACGTCGTTTCAGTGCTGTGGTGGACGGgccagtggaggaggaggaggtcatGAGGCTGGCACAGAGTGCTGCTGACACGGCTAGGGCAGGGGGGAGTCCAATGGGGTCAGGGACCCCAACCAGCACCTCCCCGACCCATGCCCTGAACGGCAAAACTCTACCTCTCCAGAGTAACACCAACAATGCACGGAGGCAGAGTGCCATTGGAGTTGGGGGAGACACAGGAGGAGGCGGGgtgagagcaggaggaatgtGCTCAGGACTAAGGAGTGAAAGAGGCGGTAGtgtaggaggaagaggaaaaggcCGTTCATCCTCGGACCAGAATTCACTCTCTTCCCCCTCCACTACCAACCGCCGGCGCACCAGGTGCTCAAGCCGCCGGCCCCGACAACGCTTTGTGGGCAAGGACGGACGCTGCAACGTCACCTTCGTCAACATAAGCGAAAGGGGCCAGCGCTACCTTAACGACCTCTTCACCACCTGTGTGGACATCCGCTGGCGCTGGATGCTGATCATCTTCAccctctccttccttctctcctggCTGCTCTTTGgatttgccttctggctcattGCCTCCATGCATGGGGACCTCTCCATTCGGCTTACCCCCAGCTCAGGTTCCTCTCCGGGATCAGGAGAGGCCGGGTCTGGAGGAGAGTCTGATAGAGAGGCAGTGGTTGAGGAGCCGTGCTTCCTCCAGGTGAACAGCTTCATGGCAGCCTTTCTATTCTCCTTGGAGACGCAGACATCCATAGGTTATGGCTTCAGAAGCGTGACCGAAGAATGTCCCCTGGCGGTGATGGCGGTCATtttgcagtgcattgtgggcTGCATCATTGACGCCTTCATCATCGGGGCAGTCATGGCCAAGATTGCCAAGCCCAAGAAGCGCAACGAGACACTGGTGTTCTCTGACACAGCTGTGGTGGCGCTGAGGGACGGGAAACTCTGTATGATGTGGAGGGTCGGAAACCTACGCAAGAGCCACCTGGTAGAGGCACATGTTCGAGCACAGCTACTAAAG CCAAGGGTGACAGAAGAGGGAGAGTTCCTCCCCCTGGACAATATGGACATCAACGTGGGTTTTGACACTGGCACTGACCGCATCTTCTTGGTCTCGCCAGTGACAATTGTCCACGAGATCAACGACGAGTCACCTTTCTTTGAGATTGACCGAAAGACCCTGGAGAATGACTCTGAATTGGAGGTGGTGGTCATACTCGAGGGCATGGTGGAGGCCACAGCTATGACCACACAGTGCCGTAGCTCCTATCTGGCTTCTGAAATCCTCTGGGGACACAGATTCGAACCAGTGCTCTTCGAGAGGAAAGACTGCTACCAG GTGGACTACTCATTCTTCCATCAGACATATAAAATCCCGAACACACCTTCATGCAGCGCTAAGGAGCTGGCCGAGCAGAAGTACATTCACAGCTCACGCTCGTCATTCTGCTATGAGAACGAAGTCGCTCTGCAGCTTGTCTCCCCTGACGATGAGCCTGGCCCAGACCCTGAGTGTCCCTCCCCACCGACCCGAAGGCAATCCCTGGCTGAACATCTCCACTACAATTAA
- the uts2r3 gene encoding urotensin-2 receptor, with protein MDLSGSLPPPSPYTFPIIPNFSVPSSSPSVSPSPSLASTALFCSLLSLLSLLGITGNLYTIGLLLRRRTSRRRRGAGTACCLMRVPVPSCLANSSSPSSPSSSSSPSSSLHLQVLSLALADLLYLFTAPFIVYDSLASGWAFGEPGCRLLLSLDLLTMHASIFTLTAMSLDRYRAVAHPLHTSSSNSSSLLRVGLAWGLAVALSLPMMITLHLEDGENQEGQLCVPAWDEQSSKAYLSVLFCTSILGPGLAIGALYATLGRLYWVSQTRPAWASGGSTACPPRAPKPKVLLLILGIVLAFWACFLPFWIWQLLPLYQPDMLRTVPVGTQVTVNRILTGLTYGNSCVNPFFYTLLTGKRKRKRQTMTSANQLCRKSSPMQ; from the coding sequence ATGGACCTATCTGGCTCTTTGCCTCCACCTTCCCCATACACCTTCCCTATTATCCCCAATTTCTCTgtgccctcctcctctccctccgtctctccATCACCCAGCCTGGCATCCACAGCTCTCTTctgctccctcctctccctcctctccttgttGGGCATCACAGGAAACCTGTACACTATAGGCCTCCTTCTGAGGCGCAGGACAAGTAGAAGAAGACGTGGAGCAGGAACGGCCTGCTGCCTGATGAGAGTACCTGTACCATCCTGCCTCGCCaactcctcctccccttcctccccttcctcctcttcctccccctcctcctctcttcatctCCAGGTGCTGAGCCTTGCTCTTGCTGATCTGCTCTACCTTTTCACCGCTCCCTTCATCGTATACGACAGCCTGGCGTCAGGCTGGGCCTTTGGTGAGCCGGGCTGCCGTCTCCTCCTGAGCCTTGACCTCCTCACCATGCACgcttccatctttactctcacCGCCATGAGTCTGGACCGCTACCGGGCTGTGGCCCATCCCCTGcacacctcctcctccaacTCCTCCAGCCTGCTGCGTGTAGGCCTGGCCTGGGGACTGGCTGTGGCTCTTAGCCTGCCCATGATGATCACGCTGCACCTGGAGGATGGGGAGAACCAGGAGGGTCAGCTGTGTGTGCCGGCATGGGACGAACAGAGCTCCAAGGCCTATCTGAGCGTGCTCTTCTGCACCAGCATTCTTGGTCCCGGGCTAGCCATTGGAGCACTTTATGCTACTCTAGGCCGGCTTTACTGGGTGTCTCAGACCAGGCCAGCCTGGGCCAGTGGGGGTAGCACTGCTTGTCCCCCCCGTGCACCCAAACCCAAAGTCCTGCTCCTCATCCTCGGTATTGTTCTGGCCTTCTGGGCCTGCTTCCTCCCTTTCTGGATCTGGCAGCTGCTGCCTCTCTATCAGCCCGACATGCTGCGGACAGTACCAGTAGGGACGCAGGTGACAGTGAATCGTATCCTCACAGGGCTGACGTATGGGAACTCCTGTGTAAATCCATTCTTCTACACACTATTGACTGGAAAACGAAAACGCAAGCGGCAGACGATGACATCAGCAAATCAGCTCTGCCGTAAGAGCAGTCCAatgcagtag